In a genomic window of Alphaproteobacteria bacterium:
- a CDS encoding HlyD family type I secretion periplasmic adaptor subunit: MSKANTSAAHPSAKAKNPGAPQSGPQAAINDSAEWTAIRQNWAKEQAAMLRARAETLFEVDEQVPLSKHLLLVIITAFFIFFLIWANFAPLDEVTRGEGKIIPSSEVQALQTLDAGIVEEILVKEGDAVEAGQVLARLSDIEASSDLGANRARYLGLLAAITRLQAEAEGKSEVVFPKEVETEAAESVTEELNAFRANQKQREGQQKVLQEQMTQREQEVDELNSRIGDLKGVIRLQREEKNMIAPLVARGSAPKLELLQLERAIKEKSAELNGLESSVPRAKSAIEEAKARLADLDSTMKAEAQKELAAKLTEMNEIRERLAALKERKTRKEIKAPVAGTIQDIRIKTIGGVVKPGEDFIKIVPKDDQLIVEARVKPSDRAFIYPGQPAMIKLTAYDFSIYGGLKGELLDISADTFEDEKGNSYYRVRLRTYETQLKRAGEILPIIPGMVASADILTGKKTVMQYLMKPLIKTIDDAMNER, encoded by the coding sequence ATGTCTAAAGCCAACACTTCTGCCGCCCATCCTTCCGCCAAGGCCAAAAATCCCGGCGCCCCTCAAAGCGGTCCTCAAGCGGCGATCAACGATTCCGCCGAATGGACGGCGATCCGGCAAAACTGGGCCAAGGAGCAGGCTGCGATGCTGCGCGCCCGCGCCGAGACGCTTTTCGAGGTGGACGAGCAAGTCCCGCTGTCCAAGCATCTGCTGCTGGTGATTATCACGGCGTTTTTTATCTTTTTCCTTATCTGGGCGAATTTTGCGCCGCTGGATGAGGTTACACGCGGGGAAGGCAAAATCATTCCCTCTAGCGAGGTGCAGGCGCTGCAAACCCTCGATGCCGGGATCGTCGAGGAGATTCTGGTGAAAGAGGGCGACGCCGTCGAGGCGGGGCAGGTTCTGGCGCGGCTCAGCGATATCGAGGCGTCGTCCGATCTGGGGGCGAACCGGGCGCGTTATCTGGGGCTTCTGGCGGCGATCACGCGGTTGCAGGCCGAGGCGGAAGGCAAGAGTGAGGTTGTTTTTCCCAAAGAGGTCGAAACGGAAGCGGCCGAAAGCGTGACCGAAGAGCTTAACGCCTTCCGCGCCAACCAGAAGCAGCGCGAGGGGCAGCAGAAAGTCCTTCAGGAGCAAATGACCCAGAGGGAGCAGGAAGTCGATGAGTTGAATAGCCGGATCGGCGATCTCAAGGGCGTGATCCGCTTGCAGCGTGAGGAGAAGAATATGATCGCGCCTCTGGTCGCCAGAGGGTCGGCGCCGAAGCTGGAACTGCTGCAGCTCGAACGGGCCATCAAGGAAAAATCCGCGGAGCTGAACGGCCTGGAATCCAGCGTTCCGCGGGCTAAGAGCGCCATCGAAGAGGCCAAGGCGCGGCTGGCCGATCTGGACAGCACGATGAAGGCGGAAGCGCAAAAGGAGCTGGCCGCGAAGCTGACGGAGATGAATGAAATCCGCGAACGGCTGGCGGCGCTTAAAGAGCGCAAGACGCGCAAGGAGATCAAGGCGCCGGTGGCGGGCACGATTCAGGATATCCGAATCAAGACGATCGGCGGGGTGGTCAAGCCCGGAGAGGATTTCATCAAGATCGTGCCCAAGGACGACCAGTTGATCGTCGAGGCGCGGGTGAAGCCGTCGGACCGGGCGTTCATTTATCCGGGGCAGCCGGCGATGATCAAGCTGACGGCCTATGATTTTTCCATCTATGGCGGGCTCAAGGGCGAATTGCTGGATATCTCGGCCGATACGTTCGAGGATGAGAAGGGCAACAGCTATTACCGTGTGCGGCTGCGGACCTATGAGACGCAGCTCAAGCGGGCCGGAGAGATTCTGCCCATCATTCCGGGCATGGTGGCGAGCGCGGATATCCTGACGGGCAAGAAAACCGTCATGCAGTATCTGATGAAGCCGCTGATTAAAACCATCGACGATGCGATGAATGAGCGCTAG
- a CDS encoding type I secretion system permease/ATPase, producing MNEQAGSSAGGDPKQRDKTPDGWPLQADRIAISDPLVDCLCLMAGHYGRRTSPASLTAGLPVPPAGITPALFIRAAERADLQATLAERSLESLAIAPNLPCILTLEHGQACILKEVRFPPKHPPKKNDEQALEIHPSTRFFVQFAETQDEKSYISLEELKRLYTGYAFFVRPVARSDDRAGPAEIDTGRDWFWATLKKNRTIYTEVIIAALIVNFIGLASSIFVMNVYDRVVPNSAFETLWALSGGIIVAYIFDFILRNLRAHFLDYAGKKADVKISAELFEQILGMTMAARPKSAGILASNMKEFETLRDFFTSATMTALIDLPFVLIFIGFIALIGGPIALVPIAAIPLVIGMGFYLQGPLQRVTKDSMHESALKNALLFETIIGLETIKVQAAEGHIQRQWEELSEKASRTAVKSRQLSAFAQNWALFIQQLVSVGIVIVGVYLISYGHITQGALIACVILSGRAMAPLGQIAGLMTRLNQSRHGLKQLDDLMRKPVERPYGKHFVSMPETRGRVEFRDVSFRYPEARVQTLNHLNFVIEPGERVGIIGAVGSGKTTIERLLLNLYEPETGSVQLDGTDVRHIHPGDLRRNIGAVQQSPQLFYGSVRSNITMGHETAPDRAVFKAAEMSGVLEFLKDSPTGLDTQVGERGDALSGGQRQAVAIARALLYDPPVLILDEPTASMDPASETRLRARLTKLCQGKTTILITHKGAMLTLVDKLILIDRGRLIAYGPKDEVIRKLQARQYGTAAENTNV from the coding sequence ATGAATGAGCAGGCGGGTTCTTCTGCGGGCGGCGATCCGAAGCAAAGGGACAAGACCCCCGACGGGTGGCCGCTGCAGGCCGACCGCATTGCTATTTCCGATCCGCTTGTCGATTGCCTTTGCCTGATGGCCGGACATTACGGGCGGCGTACCAGCCCTGCTTCGCTCACGGCCGGGTTACCCGTGCCTCCGGCGGGCATCACGCCCGCGCTTTTTATTCGGGCGGCGGAGCGGGCCGACCTGCAGGCGACATTGGCTGAGCGTTCGCTTGAATCGCTGGCGATTGCGCCGAATCTTCCGTGCATCCTGACCCTTGAGCATGGCCAAGCCTGCATTCTCAAAGAGGTGCGGTTTCCGCCCAAGCATCCGCCGAAGAAAAATGATGAGCAGGCGCTTGAGATTCATCCCTCCACACGCTTTTTTGTTCAGTTCGCAGAAACCCAGGACGAGAAAAGTTATATCAGTCTGGAGGAACTCAAACGACTGTATACCGGCTATGCGTTTTTTGTGCGGCCGGTGGCGCGTTCGGACGACCGGGCCGGACCGGCGGAGATCGATACGGGGCGCGACTGGTTCTGGGCCACGCTCAAGAAAAACCGCACCATTTACACCGAGGTCATTATTGCGGCGCTGATCGTCAATTTCATCGGGCTGGCCAGTTCGATCTTCGTGATGAACGTGTATGACCGAGTGGTGCCGAACAGCGCGTTCGAGACGCTATGGGCGCTGTCGGGCGGGATTATCGTGGCCTATATCTTCGATTTTATTTTGCGGAATTTGCGGGCGCATTTCCTCGATTATGCGGGCAAGAAGGCGGATGTGAAAATCTCGGCCGAGCTGTTCGAGCAGATTCTCGGCATGACGATGGCGGCGCGGCCCAAAAGTGCGGGGATTCTGGCCAGCAATATGAAGGAATTCGAGACGCTGCGCGATTTCTTCACGTCCGCGACCATGACCGCGCTGATCGATCTTCCTTTCGTGCTGATTTTTATCGGATTTATCGCCCTGATCGGCGGGCCGATTGCTTTGGTTCCTATCGCGGCAATTCCGCTGGTCATCGGCATGGGCTTCTATCTTCAGGGGCCATTACAGAGGGTCACCAAGGATTCGATGCATGAGAGCGCTCTTAAAAACGCTCTCTTGTTCGAGACGATTATCGGGCTGGAGACGATCAAGGTGCAGGCGGCTGAGGGGCATATCCAGCGGCAATGGGAAGAGCTGAGCGAGAAGGCTTCGCGCACGGCGGTCAAATCGCGGCAGCTTTCAGCGTTCGCGCAGAACTGGGCGCTTTTTATCCAGCAGCTGGTGAGTGTCGGGATCGTCATCGTGGGTGTTTATCTGATCAGCTATGGCCATATTACGCAGGGCGCGTTGATCGCCTGCGTGATTCTCTCGGGCCGTGCGATGGCGCCCTTGGGGCAGATCGCCGGACTCATGACGCGCCTGAACCAATCGCGGCACGGGCTGAAGCAGCTGGACGATCTGATGCGGAAACCCGTTGAGCGGCCTTACGGCAAGCATTTCGTTTCCATGCCTGAAACACGCGGGCGTGTCGAATTCCGTGACGTTTCGTTCCGCTATCCCGAGGCGCGGGTGCAAACGCTCAACCACCTGAATTTCGTCATCGAGCCGGGGGAGCGCGTCGGGATTATCGGCGCGGTGGGTTCGGGGAAGACGACCATTGAGCGGCTGCTTTTGAATCTGTACGAGCCGGAAACCGGATCGGTGCAGCTGGACGGAACGGACGTGCGGCATATCCATCCCGGCGATTTGCGGCGGAATATCGGCGCCGTGCAGCAAAGTCCGCAGCTTTTTTATGGCTCCGTGCGGTCGAACATCACGATGGGACACGAAACGGCGCCGGACCGGGCGGTCTTTAAGGCTGCGGAAATGTCCGGCGTTCTTGAATTTTTGAAAGATTCTCCCACAGGGCTTGATACGCAGGTCGGTGAGCGCGGCGATGCGCTCTCGGGCGGGCAGAGGCAGGCGGTAGCGATTGCGCGGGCGCTGCTCTACGATCCGCCGGTTCTGATTCTCGACGAGCCGACGGCCTCGATGGATCCGGCGTCCGAGACGCGTTTGCGGGCGCGATTGACGAAGCTCTGTCAGGGCAAGACGACGATCCTGATTACGCACAAGGGCGCGATGCTGACGCTGGTGGACAAGCTCATCCTGATTGACCGCGGGCGGCTGATCGCCTACGGCCCGAAGGATGAGGTCATCCGCAAGCTGCAGGCGCGGCAATACGGAACGGCGGCGGAGAATACGAATGTCTAA
- a CDS encoding TolC family outer membrane protein — MTVTSSKTFRKFLLASAVSAILVFGAGPSRSEEQTAQKVMNLRDAVAVGLATNPEYGVVAASKRATDEELNQGQALFLPSIDVNADAGYEYSDDVGTRAGPGDDTEELFRRQAGVTLTQMLFDGMEAHYEVKRQEARVNSSAHRVKETSELIGLAIVESYLEVMRQRQLLLIARDNVADHVAIMDQIQDGVTAGRSTQADLEQAKARLASARTVESSTRQALRNAESRYRQEVGDPPVDLEFPVIPFDQLSQDVEEEVVQAMANSPTLSIFESDIEVAYAEAQGTKSTFYPQVDLQLNARTGNDLGGVEAEDTSASALVVMNWNLYRGGADVARSREFVHRHQQTKEERAEAARGVENDVRQTWAGMVSAGERATQFSAQAEANAEVVKAYKDQFNLDRRTLLDVLDAQNELFVSRSNTVNSEFLEMFAVYRLLALKGKLLPVIGVDYPRESTLASGEQWSYKETMDAR, encoded by the coding sequence ATGACCGTGACTTCGAGTAAAACATTCCGCAAATTTCTGCTGGCGTCCGCCGTGTCTGCCATCCTTGTTTTTGGGGCCGGACCGTCCCGTTCCGAAGAGCAAACCGCGCAAAAGGTCATGAACCTGCGCGATGCGGTCGCCGTCGGTCTTGCGACCAATCCTGAATATGGCGTCGTGGCCGCGAGCAAGCGGGCGACCGATGAAGAGCTGAATCAGGGACAGGCGCTGTTTTTGCCGTCCATTGATGTCAATGCCGATGCCGGGTATGAGTACAGCGACGATGTCGGCACACGGGCGGGGCCGGGGGACGACACCGAGGAATTGTTTCGCCGTCAGGCGGGCGTGACGCTGACCCAGATGCTGTTCGATGGCATGGAGGCGCATTACGAAGTCAAGCGTCAGGAAGCGCGCGTTAATTCTTCGGCCCATAGAGTGAAGGAAACTTCCGAGCTGATCGGGCTGGCGATTGTTGAATCCTATCTTGAAGTGATGCGGCAGCGGCAGCTTCTGCTGATTGCCCGCGATAACGTGGCCGATCACGTCGCGATCATGGATCAGATCCAGGACGGTGTGACGGCCGGACGCTCCACGCAGGCCGATCTTGAGCAGGCGAAGGCTCGTCTGGCTTCCGCCCGTACGGTTGAATCCAGCACACGCCAGGCCCTGCGGAACGCTGAATCGCGTTACCGTCAGGAAGTGGGCGATCCGCCTGTCGATCTTGAATTTCCGGTCATTCCGTTCGACCAGCTTTCGCAAGATGTGGAAGAGGAGGTGGTGCAGGCGATGGCCAACAGCCCGACGCTGAGCATTTTTGAGTCGGATATCGAAGTGGCTTATGCCGAGGCGCAGGGTACGAAATCGACGTTCTACCCGCAGGTCGATCTGCAGCTCAATGCCCGTACCGGGAACGATCTGGGCGGGGTTGAGGCCGAGGATACCAGCGCGTCGGCTCTGGTCGTCATGAACTGGAATCTCTACCGTGGTGGCGCGGATGTGGCGCGTTCCCGCGAGTTCGTCCACCGCCATCAGCAGACCAAGGAAGAGCGTGCGGAAGCCGCCCGCGGCGTTGAAAACGATGTGCGCCAGACCTGGGCCGGAATGGTTTCCGCCGGGGAGCGTGCGACGCAGTTCTCCGCTCAGGCCGAGGCCAATGCCGAAGTCGTGAAGGCTTACAAGGACCAGTTCAATCTGGACCGCCGGACGCTTCTGGACGTGCTTGATGCCCAGAACGAACTGTTCGTTTCCCGCAGCAACACGGTCAACTCCGAGTTTCTTGAGATGTTTGCGGTTTACCGTCTGCTGGCCCTGAAGGGCAAGCTGCTTCCTGTGATCGGCGTTGACTATCCGCGGGAAAGCACCCTTGCCTCCGGTGAGCAATGGTCTTACAAAGAGACAATGGACGCACGCTAA